In Hugenholtzia roseola DSM 9546, the following are encoded in one genomic region:
- a CDS encoding BlaI/MecI/CopY family transcriptional regulator: MQDQLRELTKAELQIMQLLWQLEKAFVKDLLEKIPEPKPNYNTVSTIIRILEQKGFVSHQAYGNTHQYYPLISQEQYQEFALKELTKNFFGGSLKSLLSFFMKKNDLSLEDLNDILNKEQDFDSKTKK; the protein is encoded by the coding sequence ATGCAAGACCAACTTCGCGAGCTTACAAAAGCAGAGTTACAAATTATGCAACTCCTTTGGCAATTAGAAAAGGCTTTTGTCAAAGATTTATTAGAAAAAATCCCTGAACCAAAGCCAAATTACAATACTGTTTCTACTATTATTAGAATTTTAGAGCAAAAAGGTTTTGTATCTCATCAGGCTTACGGAAACACACATCAATATTATCCGCTTATTTCGCAGGAGCAATACCAAGAGTTCGCTTTAAAAGAATTGACAAAAAACTTTTTCGGCGGCTCTTTAAAATCTTTACTTTCTTTTTTTATGAAAAAAAATGATTTGAGCCTCGAAGACCTCAATGACATTTTGAATAAAGAACAGGATTTTGATTCAAAAACAAAAAAATAA